From Deltaproteobacteria bacterium:
GCGTGCGAGGAGATTATATCGCCGCCATCGATGTTCATGGGCCTCAAGATTTATTGATTCGCGACAATTACATTTACAACTTCATGGGAGAAGGCACGGGCTGTGAAGTTGATATTGATTGTGGCGCTTACATGTCGCAACACCCCGCCATCTTAATTTGGAACGAAGGGGCACGTGGCACCATTATTGAACGCAACGTGATGATCGAAAATTATCGTAGCATTGCCCTTGGCCTCGACCGAGGCCATGAAGATGGGATTGTTCGAAACAATTTTATTTTTCGTTCTCAGCCTGGTGATGCAGGGATCGAATTGCGCACGGCTAACAACACCTTGGTTGCCCACAATACCGTGTATGTTGAAAATTATATTGGCGCCATCGAGCTAAGCCCTGGGACCAACAATCGAATTTACAATAATTTTATCAGCGCCTATTTCCGGACACGCGATGGGGCCACGTTTACCGAAGATGGGAATTTATTTGATTTAGAACCTGGTGATTTGCTCCAGGCAGGCGATTCGCATCTGCTCGACAATTCCCGCGCCATTGGCGCCGGAGTTTCGCTGCCCGACATTTTAACTTATGTTACTGACGACATCGATGGTGATTTGCGCGATGGGCGCTATGACATAGGTGCTGACCAATTTGTTGAAATAGCCCCACCACCCGAGCCCTTGTTTAGCCAAGCTATTCCCATCACCCAAATTATCGCCAAGACGAGCGAAAACCAAGGCACGCGCCATGTGTTTAACGCCAAGAATGAACTTTCTTATTTTGACTTCACTCCTCCTCAAGACGGCTGGTATCGATTCCAAGTTAATTTGGGGGCTAATGCACTTACCACTAAGTATTGGTTTGCTCTTCAAACGAACAATATTGTGGATGGAAGGATTATCCAATCTCAAAACGTTGATTCGATTGAAGCCAAAAATTATGATTTTTACCGTCATTTAACGGCTGGGAAAAAGACCCGGGTTAATCTTATTTCCGGCACCCGCAATGGAATGGAGCATTATCTCTATGGGGTGAATATTCAAGAGACTCATGCCTTTGATGAAACCCCGCCTGAAACGACACTTAATATTGTGCGCTATGAAACAAAATTGACGTTTAAAATTAGCACCAACGAACCTCATACAATTTTATTTTACCTCAATGGTGCGTTAAAATCATCCAATCACACCTTAACCACTTCACGTAAATTTACCTTTACGGGCTTAACCCGTTCAACAATTTACACTTACAAAATTATTACTAAAGATGCGTTTGGGAATGCTGACACGACTGAAGGCGAAGTAAACACCTTGCCCGATCCACTACCACCACCTCCACCACCTGAACCTACGCCGACTCCAACGCCCGTGCCTCCTCCACCGCCACCGCCTGCGCCCACACCGACACCTGTGCCACCGCCGCCTGCACCCACACCTACGCCCGTACCTCCTCCTGCGCCGACACCAACACCTGTACCACCGCCCCCCGTACCCACACCTACGCCCGTACCTCCACCGCCTGCACCTACACCGACACCACAACCGGTGCCTAATCCAACACCTCCCGCACCCACTCCAACGCCTGTACCACCTCCACCGGTTGACGACAGCATTGATGTACCGCTCACCGTGCACTTCCCCAGTGGGGCCAATGAATCGGTCCCTGTCACCGTGGGAGTGCCTGTGCCACTCGATGCAACCGGGCCCTTCACCGTGGTGAACACAAACAACGTCGCCGTGCCCACCCAAGTGCGTGAACAAACCCGCTCTAGCCATCAATGGTTATTGGTCGATTTCCAAGCCGAACCTAATCAAAGTTATCGCCTCAAAAAAGGCAACAGCCCGGCCGGAAATTACCAAATGAATGTCATCAACCAGGGTAGTGCTGGAATCACAGTCAACACCGGAGTCACCGAATTTAAATTACCGGCCGATACCCGATTGTTTGAACAAGTGCGTGATGCCAATGGCAATGCATTGATCGATCAAGCCGGCTTTGGTGCCAACGTAAGCCCTGCTCTCTTGGAAATCGCCGAAAATGGCCCCTTGCACACCATGGTTAAAGTCACGGCACCTCGTGCCATTCAAGGGCTTGACCTGGTGGCGAGGCTGCATTTTTACGCTGGCAAATCTTATTCCCGCGTCAGAATCACTTTGGTGAACCACAACAACTGCACGTGGAGTAGTGGTCAGCCGCGTTGTAATAATATTGGCGATACTGGCACGATTTCTTTTGAAGATGTTTCTTGGTCGCTCACGGTGCATAACCCAGAGGCCAGTCGTAACGAAGTGCTTTATCAAGATTCAAGCGGAACCAATGGTTGGAACTACTACCAAGGCCGAAACCCACGGATGCAAGGAGGGGTTAGCTTCCGTGGTTACCGCCGTTATGTGAATGGTGCCGTGGCCGAATCGGGAGATGCAGCACCTGGCACCTTAAGTTTTGGCGGCATTCAAATGGAAGTGCCTTATTTTCGCGAAATGTTCCCCAAGGCCTTGCGTGCCCAAAATGGCCTGTTGTCTTTTGCTATCTTCCCCACCGAGTTCCGGCCCAATAACTCAAGCACCTCGCACGCGATGCGACCGGGCGAACAAACCACCGTGGACGTGTGGGTCAATACCGGGAATAACCGTTCCCCTGGCAACATGGTACTGGCCTATCCCAGCCTGTCTTACTTACGCAGCACCCATGCCTTGGGCTTTGTCGGCCCACGGGTGGATGGGCAATTCTCGGATTATGAAAGCTATATCGATGCCCAATACGATTTCAGCAAGGCCAAAATTACCGGCCCCAATAATTGCCTTAATGCAGAATGTACCATCACCGGTGCCATCAATCGCTTTGATCACTATGGTTGGACCGACTTTGGCGACATCCCGCAAGACTTTGAACAAGGCAGTGCACCTTACAATTTAAAATACGATGTGAGTTTGGGCTTTATCTATCAGTGTATTCGTACCGGCAGCCCCTTCTATTGTCGCGATGCCGTAACTTCAAACCTACACTTTGCTAACGTTGACATCATGCACTCCACGGTACGCGGCTATAACAACCCCAACCGCGATTGGATGGTGGGTGGTTCTTGGGGTCATAGTCTGCACGATGAATCGGGCATCTCGAACCCCCATCGCAACAATAACAACCCACACCCTGACACCACCTGGGGTGGAGCCGGGCTCTCGGCCTTTGCACTCTTGACCGGCGACGACATGGTGCGCGATGCAAGCCTAGAACTTGCCGACAACATTCTATGGCGAGCTCAAAATTCTAACGACACGGGTTGTGATGGACAAGCTTGGGGCGGCGGGAGCGACAATGGTTACGCCATCCTCGGCACCAATCCACGAGCCGCGGGGAATATCGGTCGCTTACTCAATTGGGCCTTTAAACTCACCGGCGATATCAATTATTTGAACGGCGCCGCGGGCACTTCCCGTTGGGTGCAATGTGAACGCGCCAACCTCACCTGCGGAAGTTGGGGCGTTGCCCTTTCGGCCCGCGCTATTGGTGAATACATCATCACGACTCGCGATGCCGGAATTAGCGAAGACCCCAATGCCATTCCTGCCATGAACACCTTGCTTAATTCCATGGCCAGCAACACCACCCGAAGCGGTGACCGAGCTTGGTTTGGCGCTTGCACTGGCACCCAGGAAATCAATAACTGGATGGTTCTGGCCGCTGATGCCTTTAGTTTGGGTTATGCTGTGACCGGCAATCAAACTTGGCTAGACGACTATGCTCGCCCCAGTTTCAACACTGGCCAAACCGATCCTTTCTATAATAACGACTCGTTACACTACCACAGCACCAAAGAATTGGTGAACTCGGTAGGCGCAGGCACGACTTTCTTGCACTTTGCCAACAACGGTCAACCCGTGCCAGACCCTGTTCCAACGCCACCACCCCCTGTGCCTACACCAACACCTGTGCCACCACCGCCGCCTGCACCCACACCAACACCTGTGCCACCACCTCCAGCTCCAACGCCCACTCCTACGCCGGTGCCTCCTCCACCCGCACCCACTCCACAACCTGGGCCATTCCAAGTAAGTTTAAGCGATATCGAAGACACCTATTTGAGTGGCATCGACTGGACCTACATTCCCGAAACAGTCGGCAACTTTGGTAATGACGATATCATTTATCTCTACAACGTAAACTACGCCAGTTCACAAATCCGGATCGGGCTCATTAAGATGAATCTAACTCCGATCGACTCACAAAATCAGATCGATCGCGCCATCTTGCATCTTCCTGTGGTCAGCGGCAACCCCACACAGCTTAAAGCCTACGAAGTTACGGCTAATTGGAAAGAAGGCACCTGCGTCAATCAATATGAATGCACGGCCGATGGTACCACCTGGATTTCTCGTGGCCCAGGCTATGGTAATTGGGCAACAGCGGGCGGTGATTTCAACGCCGCCACGGCAGTGAATGGCCAACTCAGCAACGGAGAAGTGTTGTTTGACATCACGAATAGTGTCAACAAATGGGTGCAAAACCCCAACACAAACTTTGGTTTAACTTTGCGG
This genomic window contains:
- a CDS encoding DNRLRE domain-containing protein yields the protein MMQRYTPKPGSLFPFILIALLALSYFGLIPSTALGQALTTRQAPAPIHSNFCPAYTQSDLYRPRLQQVTVGPQDNWISAIRGALPGTEILLQDGDYFLGSTYTVTIPEEVTVRSASGNRNAVTIIGQGYGPGAEALMVTGKNVTVADLSITQVRNHGIAIKGESGAHGTHIYNVNLYDIGTQMIKGTKGPQDAVIACSAMGYSANGVRGDYIAAIDVHGPQDLLIRDNYIYNFMGEGTGCEVDIDCGAYMSQHPAILIWNEGARGTIIERNVMIENYRSIALGLDRGHEDGIVRNNFIFRSQPGDAGIELRTANNTLVAHNTVYVENYIGAIELSPGTNNRIYNNFISAYFRTRDGATFTEDGNLFDLEPGDLLQAGDSHLLDNSRAIGAGVSLPDILTYVTDDIDGDLRDGRYDIGADQFVEIAPPPEPLFSQAIPITQIIAKTSENQGTRHVFNAKNELSYFDFTPPQDGWYRFQVNLGANALTTKYWFALQTNNIVDGRIIQSQNVDSIEAKNYDFYRHLTAGKKTRVNLISGTRNGMEHYLYGVNIQETHAFDETPPETTLNIVRYETKLTFKISTNEPHTILFYLNGALKSSNHTLTTSRKFTFTGLTRSTIYTYKIITKDAFGNADTTEGEVNTLPDPLPPPPPPEPTPTPTPVPPPPPPPAPTPTPVPPPPAPTPTPVPPPAPTPTPVPPPPVPTPTPVPPPPAPTPTPQPVPNPTPPAPTPTPVPPPPVDDSIDVPLTVHFPSGANESVPVTVGVPVPLDATGPFTVVNTNNVAVPTQVREQTRSSHQWLLVDFQAEPNQSYRLKKGNSPAGNYQMNVINQGSAGITVNTGVTEFKLPADTRLFEQVRDANGNALIDQAGFGANVSPALLEIAENGPLHTMVKVTAPRAIQGLDLVARLHFYAGKSYSRVRITLVNHNNCTWSSGQPRCNNIGDTGTISFEDVSWSLTVHNPEASRNEVLYQDSSGTNGWNYYQGRNPRMQGGVSFRGYRRYVNGAVAESGDAAPGTLSFGGIQMEVPYFREMFPKALRAQNGLLSFAIFPTEFRPNNSSTSHAMRPGEQTTVDVWVNTGNNRSPGNMVLAYPSLSYLRSTHALGFVGPRVDGQFSDYESYIDAQYDFSKAKITGPNNCLNAECTITGAINRFDHYGWTDFGDIPQDFEQGSAPYNLKYDVSLGFIYQCIRTGSPFYCRDAVTSNLHFANVDIMHSTVRGYNNPNRDWMVGGSWGHSLHDESGISNPHRNNNNPHPDTTWGGAGLSAFALLTGDDMVRDASLELADNILWRAQNSNDTGCDGQAWGGGSDNGYAILGTNPRAAGNIGRLLNWAFKLTGDINYLNGAAGTSRWVQCERANLTCGSWGVALSARAIGEYIITTRDAGISEDPNAIPAMNTLLNSMASNTTRSGDRAWFGACTGTQEINNWMVLAADAFSLGYAVTGNQTWLDDYARPSFNTGQTDPFYNNDSLHYHSTKELVNSVGAGTTFLHFANNGQPVPDPVPTPPPPVPTPTPVPPPPPAPTPTPVPPPPAPTPTPTPVPPPPAPTPQPGPFQVSLSDIEDTYLSGIDWTYIPETVGNFGNDDIIYLYNVNYASSQIRIGLIKMNLTPIDSQNQIDRAILHLPVVSGNPTQLKAYEVTANWKEGTCVNQYECTADGTTWISRGPGYGNWATAGGDFNAATAVNGQLSNGEVLFDITNSVNKWVQNPNTNFGLTLRDSNAWEEISLGSSENGTLSLRPYLVVQGNGSGSTPPPAPTPVPTPTPTPVPPPPPPPAPTPTPTPTPVPPPPPPPPPPPTPQPEPVDFNPENERVITPTTNNVNLAQPANLQVFHRSGQTFLTWNENTGISGERYIVYRHTAPINSSNLSSAIPIAIVKEGSSYYRIEAVRSGSRQSRYMIQDLGTQLSNTTGLFVYTTKQNGDFYYAVTTANATSENKSALGSTNSVSATISETVADPQPVLVWRGAGLSGNTTLCGLVYTQFMDYHNWNPTFHGYAYNYSVTLPSCNYQPDAQNPLSVALYIEGKNSRYTNSVYYAMNNSIYISAESACSIPDYGCDSEQDWYWGFSCKHNFNGPLAEGASTNQFNYNVTPGPVCNYTELRILRAVKDTLRQWAGDPKRVYVYGHSMGGSGAITLAMHYPKIFSIVYASEAMTDYGNSGNWLGELTRFWGSPNDSRNTVRNLGIRWLDGTMTNEHLKQFNDRMNVFTFMDHQALASDPDYMDEDNGFIIAVHGTNDNVIPAATQGYGFYEEMNQGHRGFIGMVNSDDHISQIAMGWNPSTPINFRKLVGYYDGQEHFYNQSYPALSNISGTNYAVTSGTANYNRNVYWDQYTVVDQVDRYEITLQGLSGAVTADVTPRRLQDFSPQAGEVLQWQNLQSGEQGLITVDPFGLITIPQMRIVSGNNRLVITR